The nucleotide sequence TACGCCCTCGGCGGCCTCGCCCTCGGCGGCCTCCTGCTCGCCAACGCCGCGATCGCCCCGGACGCCGCGCCGGTGCGACCCGTCGACGTCGCCCTGGTCCTGGCCATGGCGGCGGCCCTCGCGGTGTGCCGCCGGTACCCGGTGGTGGCGCTGGCCGTGGTGACCGCCACCATGCTGGCCCTCCACGTGCGGGTGCACGCCGGGGTGTCCGCCGCGTTCGCCGTCCTCGCCACGGTCTACGTGGCCGCGTGGCGGGGGCACCGGGCGGTGTCCGCCCTGGCGAGCCTCGTCTTCCTCGGCGGCTTCCTGGCCCGCGACATCTCGGTGGCGCCCGCCGGCCGGCCCGGCCAGCAGATCGTCGAGCGGACCGCCCTGCTGCTGGGCTGGTTCTTCGCGGCCAACGTGGCCGGGCTCGTGGCGCGGCAGCGCCGGGCCTACCTGGAACAGGTCGAGCAGCGGGCGATCGAGGCCGAACGCACCCGCGAGGAGATGGCGTTGCGGCGCGCCGGGGAGGAGCGTCTGCGCATCGCCCGGGACCTGCACGACTCGCTGACGCACAGCATCTCCGTCATCAAGGTGCAGGCCGGGATCGCTGTGCACCTGGCGCGCAAGCAGGGTGAGGAACCGTCGGACGTGCTGCTGGCGATCCAGGAGGCGAGCGGCGCCGCCATGCGGGAGCTGCGGGCGACACTGGCCGTCCTGCGGGCACCCTCCGACTCCGACGGCGTCGGCCTGGCCCGGCTGGGCGAGCTGGCTGAGCGGACCCGGGCGGCCGGCGTGCCGGTGGACGTGACCGTCACCGGTCAGCCCCGGGACCTGCCCGAGGAGGTCGACCAGGCCGGGTACCGCGTTGTGCAGGAGGCCCTCACCAACGTGGCCCGGCACGCCGGTCCCGCCACCGCGCGGATCCATGTCGCCTACGACCCGGCGCAGCTGACCGTCTCGGTGACCGACGACGGTCGGGCGTCGACGGTCCGGCCGGTGACACCGGGCGTGGGCCTGCGCGGCATGCGGGAACGGGTCACCGGGCTGGGCGGCGCCCTGCACGCCGCCGCCCGCGACGGCGGCGGGTTCGCGGTACGGGCCACGTTCCCGCTGGACGGCACGGCATGACCGAGCGCCTGCGCGAGGCCCCTTCAGCTCGGAGCGGCGTGACCCGGGTGGTCATCGTGGACGACCAGGCGCTCATGCGGGCCGGGTTCCGGGCCCTGCTCGACGCCGAGGACGACCTGGCGGTCGTCGGCGAGGCCACCGACGGCGCCTCCGCCGTCGAGCTGGCGCGACGCCTGCGGCCGGACGTCGTGCTCATGGACGTGCAGATGCCGGGACTCGACGGCATCGAAGCCACCCGGCGGATCGCCGCCGACCCCGACCTCGCCGCGGTCCGCGTCCTCATCCTCACCAACTACGGGCTCGACTCCTACGTCTTCGCCGCGCTCCGCGCCGGCGCCAGCGGGTTCCTCCTCAAGGACGCCGATCCCGCCGACCTGCTGCGGGCCGTCGCCGTGGTGGCGCGCGGCGACGCGCTGCTCGCCCCGGTGGTCACGCGCACCCTCATCAGCGAGTTCGTCGCCGGGCCGCCGGCGGCCGACCCGGCGGCCGGGCGCGACGTGCTGACCGCACGCGAACAGGAGATGGTCGAGCTCGTCGCCCGGGGGCTGAGCAACGACGAGATCGCCGAACGCCTGGTGATCAGCCCGTTGACCGCGAAGACCCACGTCAACCGGGCCATGATGAAGCTGCACTGCCGCGACCGCGCCCAACTGGTCGTGTGGGCGTACGAGTCGGGGCTCGTCACACCGCGTCGCCGCTGACCGCCGGGCGTTCGTCAGCCCAGTCGGGCGAGCCGGGCGCGTACCGCGTCGGCGTCGGGATGGTCCAGCCGTTCCAGGATGGTCAGCGCTCCCCGCCACGCCGCGCGGGCGCCCTCCCGGTCACCGGCGGCACGCCGGGCGCTGCCGAGATGGGTCAGGACGATGCTCTCGTCGTACCTGATGCTCAGCTCCCGGGTCAGGGCGAGCGCGCTGCGGTAGCACCCGGTCGCCTGCTCGTGGTCGCCCAGGTCGAGGTGGACCTGGCCGAGGCTGTCCCAGGCCTGCGCGGCCCGGCGCCGGTCACCGGTGCGCTGGTGCAGCACGAGGGACCGCCGGCAGTAGCCGAGCGCCTGCCGGTGCTCCCCGAGGTGGGTGAGGTACCAGCCGATCGCGTTCAGTCCGTCGGCCTGCCCGGCCACGTGGCCGAGGGCCCGGTAGAGGGCGAGCGCCTCACGTGCCTGCGGGAGCGCCTCGGTGTAGCGGCCCTGCCGGTCGAGCACCCAGGCGAGGTTGAGCCGGGTGTGCGCCTGGCTGGTGCGGTCGCCGGTCTCCTCGAACAGCCGAAGGGCGCACTCGAAGTGCCGGTGGGCGTCCTCGTTGTCGCCCAGCTTCGCCCGGGCCCGGGCCAGCCCCCAGTGCGCGTGGGCCCGGCCGCGACGGTCGCCGAGGCGCCGGGCCGCCGTCATGGCGACCTCCTGCACCGCGGCCAGGTCGTGCCAGTACGCGTGGACGTCGAGGAAGTCCAGCAGGGTCCAGGCCAGCTGCCAGGCACGGCGGTCCGCGCCGATGTGGGCCGCCTGCGCGACGGCGGCCAGGAGCACCGGCTTCTCCGCCCGGAACCAGGCGAGCGCCTCCGCGTAGCCGGTGAGGACCGTCGGCACCGTGCCGGGCTCGGGCACCGAGTCGGTGATCGGATCCCGGTGCGGGTCCAGCAGGCGGGCGGCGTTGTCGGCGGTGTGCAGGTAGTGGTCGAGCACGCGGTGCCGGGCCTGCCGCCGGTCGGCGGCGTCGTCGTGGGTGTGGGCCAGCTCCGCGGCGTACCGGTCGAGCAGGTCGTGGGAGGCGTAGCGGCCGGGGGCCGGCTCGCCCAGCAGGTGCGCGCCGGTCAGCTCCGCCAGGAGCGGCTTGACGCACGGTGCCGACCGGCCGGCGAGACTGGCCGCGGCCGGCGCGGCGACGTCCGGGCCGGGATGCAGGCTCAGCAGGCGGAGCATCCGGGCGGCCTCGCCGGTCAGGGTCCGGTAGGACCAGGAGAAGACGGCGCGCAGGTCGGTGGCGAGGTCCCCGCCGTCGAACGGATCCAGCGCCGCGTGCGGTTCGTCCGCGGCCCGCCGCAGCTCGGCCGTCAGCGTGGCGAGCGGAAAACCGGGCCGGGTGGCGGCGCGCGCGGCGACGACGGCCAGGGCGAGCGGCAACCGCGCGCACCGGGCGATCAGGTCGTCGACCGCGCCCGGGTCGGCGGCCAGCCGGTCCGCGCCGAGACGCCCCGCCAGCAGTTCCCGGGACTCCGGCGTGGACAGCAGGCCCAGGGTCAGCGGGTGCGCGCCCTCGCTCACCACCAACGGGGTGAGCTCGTTGCGGCTGGTGATCAGGACGAGGCAGCCGGGCGCCGCGGGCAGCAGCGGCCGGACCTGCGCGGCGTCGCGGGCGTTGTCGAGGACGACGAGCACCCGCCGGCCCGCCAGCAGGCTGCGGTACAGCCCGGCCTGTGCGGCCGGCTCGACGGGAATCCGCTGCGCCGGCACCCCGAACGCGTCGAGGAAGCCACGGATCGCGGTGGCCGGATCCACCGGGCCGCCGTGACCGGCGAAGCCACGCAGGTCGACGTGGAGCTGCCCGTCGGGGAACTCGCCGGCGCTCCGGTGTGCCCAGTGCACGGCGAGGGCGGTCTTGCCGGCACCGGCGGTGCCGGACACCACCACGATGGGCAGGGTGCCGGGCTGGTCGGCGTGCGCGGCCCGCGCGGAGCGCAGCAGGGCGTCGAGCCGGGCCAGCTCCGGGCGGCGGCCGACGAATCCCCGCACCGCCACGGGCAACTGGGCCGGAACGGGGCCGGACGGCGGCCGGCCGCAACGCGCGGCGGCCACCCGGTGCGGCTCGCCCGGCGCGGGCGGCGCCAGGTCGGCGTCCTGCCGCAGGATGGCGGCGTGCAGCTCGCGCAGCGCCGGACCGGGGTCGACACCGAGGTCCGTGGCCAGGGCCTCGCGCAGCCGCTGGTAGGCCGCCAGCGCGTCGACCTGCCGGCCGGCCCGGTACAGCGCGAGCATCAGCCGGTGGTGGATCTGCTCGCGGTACGGATGTTCGGCGGCCAGCTGCGCCAGTTCCGGCACGAGCGAGCCGTGTTCGCCCAGCGCCAGCCGCGCGTCGAGCAGCGCCTCCCGCGCCGACAACTCGAGTCCGGCCAACCGCTCGGCCTGCTCGTCGAGCCAGCGCAGCCCGGCCAGGTCCGCGAGCGGCCGTCCCCGCCAGAGGGCCAGCGCGGCGCGCAGCGGTACGGCGCGCTCGGCCGGCTCCGCGGGTTGCCTGCTCTCGCCGATCAGCCGCCGCGCCAGGTGCAGGTCGGTGGCCTCCCGCGGCAGGTCGAGGGCGTAGCCGTGCGGACGTACCGTGATGGCCGCCCGGCCGAGCACCCCGCGCAGGTACGAGATGTGCCGTTGCAGAGAGTTCCTCGCGGTGGCCGGCGGCGTGCCGTCCCAGACGATGTCGATGAGCAGGTCGGGGTGCACGGCGTCACCGGCGTGCAGGGCGAGCGCCGCGAGCAGGGCCTTGCGCCGTAGGCCGGGCACCGGCCGGGACCGATCCCCCTCGGCGACGTCGACCGGCCCGAGAAGTCGGACCCGAATGGCCGCCACCTCCACTTCTGCGCGGTCGAGCAATCGAATGCTAGCGATCGCCACCGGGTCAGCGCGCGTCAGGTTCACGTCAGCGCCGGATGCGACCGTGCGACGGCGCGGTCCGGGGGGTCAGGTCTCCGCGCGCAGCAGAAGCCCGATCAGAGGAAGTGAGGGACCCATGATGCTCAGGCACGCCATCCGCAGGATGTTGACCGGCCTCACCGCGGCCACGGTGGTCGCCGCCGGAACGGTCGCCGCGAGTGCGACGCCGGCGCTCGCCGTGACCGCGAAGCTGGAGATCCTCCTGCAGTGCCAGACCAACGACGGCCGCTACTGGGACTACACGGTCCGGGTGAGCGGGGTGACCTCGCGCACCTACTACGACAAGTACTCCGTCGAGGTCCGGATCTGGGGCGACGACGAGTGGAGCGACGACCTGCTCAGCGGGCCGCACCGGACGTACTACGAGCCCGAGGCGGGGGGCTACTACTCCTTCGCCATCTGCATGAACAGCTCGACGTTGAACGAGGACATCGGTCAGGACGACATCTACGCCGGCGTACGCGTCTACAACGTCAAGGGCGTGAACACCGAGACGGCGGAGTCGAACCGCTGGTACGGCTACTTCTGACCAGCGGGATCCTCGCCGTCGGGGGCCACCCGGCCCCCGACGGCGAGCTCCGTCACCCGCTACGCACGCGTGCTCAGAAGCGGTCCCGGGTCCCCAGGAGGGCGTGGTACGCGGCGCGGCGCCAGGACGCGAGTTCGGCGTCGATCGCGGCCCAGCGGCTGTCGTCGACGTGGAGCATCCCGCCGATGCCCGGCAGTGCCTCGATCAGCCGCATCCGCTGGTCCTCGCTGGGATGGGTGCTCCACAGGTCGGTGGTGCGCCGGCTGAGCTGCCGTGCCAGCGGAAGCTGGGGGGCCAGGTGTCGCCGGGCCTCGGCCGCGATCGACTCGAGCTGCTCGCTGTCCAGGCGAGGCGCCTGGTGCCACAGGTCCTGCCAGATCCGGTCGGCCAGCAGGACCGTCTCGGCGGACTGGAGAAAGGCTCCGGTGCCGGCGACGCGGCGAGCGACCAGGTCGGCGCGGTACTCGGCGCGGCGGCTGTCGGGCATGGCGACGCTGTCGACGAGAAGCTGCGCGGTCGCGCCGGCGACGTTGACCAGGGCGAGGGCCCCCTGGACGAGCATTCCGAGCAGGACGACCGTTCCGCTCCCCTGCTCGGCCAACGAGTTCGCCGAGTGCAGGGCCCGCCGCCAGGGGTTCCGCCCACCGGTGGCCGCCACCGCCCGCGCACCGAACGCCCTCGCCGGCAGGGTCCGCCGTACCCGCAGGGGATCGCCGTTGGCCAGGTGGCCCAGTTCGTGCGCCAGCAGCGAGACGCGGGCCGGTCGCGGCAGCATCAGCCACAGGGGCATCCCGACGACGAGCACCGACCGCTGGCGCCACCCCAGCCGGGCCACGCCCGCGTTGATGTTCAGATCGGCACAGATGACGTCGGGAACCGGGGTTCCCGCGGCAGCGGCGACCTCCCGCACGAGACGGTGCAACTGCGGGGCGTCACGCTCGGCGATCGCCCCGTACCTCGGCACCCGACCGAACGAGGGCTTGACGAGCAGCAGAACGAGGACGGCGGGGATCGCCAGCACCAGCCGGACTCCCGGTGGCGGGCCGTCGGCCACGACGAGCCAGGCGAGGTAACCCAGCGCGGCCACGCCGATCAGGGCCAGCACCACGGAGAAGACCATCAGCCAGACCTCCCCCCGTGAGGTACCGGCCGCGCTCGCGGCCGGGTCGGCCAGCAGCTCCTCGTGCGTCGCCCGGTCGACCTCCAGCCCGCGCCGGAACCCCCACCGGCCGACCAACCGGGTGCCCCGCCACGGCGCCAGCGCAGGGTCGTACACGTCGAGGTTCCAGCGGCAGGCGGGGCACCAGGAGGCGATCCCCGCCTCCACCTCGACGAGGCCGTGGGCGCAGGCGGGACAACGGCTCGGCATCGTGGTCTTCGTCGGCACGAGGCCGGAGTGTAGATCGCGGCGACCGGGGACGGGTGCCCGCGCATCGCGGGCCTGACGCGTAAGAAATCGGAAATGGATCGGCACCGCACCCGTGGCTAGGCTGGCCTCCGGGTACGGGAGGTGCGCCGTGGCGCAGCGGGTGCTGGTGGTCGACGACGACCCCACGGTGGCCGATGTGGTCTGCCGCTACCTGGAGCACGCGGGCTACGAGGTCGCGCACGTCGGGGACGGGTCCGCGGCGCTGGCCGCCGTGGCCCGGCACCCGCCCCACCTGGTGGTGCTCGACCTGATGCTCCCGGTGCTCGACGGCCTGGAGGTCTGCCGGCGGCTGCGGCAGCGGCCGGACGGCGTACCCATCGTCATGCTCACGGCCCGCGGCGACGAGGCCGACCGGGTCCTCGGCCTGCAACTGGGCGCGGACGACTACCTGAGCAAGCCGTTCTCCCCCCGCGAACTGGTGCTGCGGGTCCGCTCGGTGCTGCGCCGGGCGAATGGTGACCCGGCCGGCGCACCGCCGCCGGAACTGCTCGCCGACGGCGGCCTGGAGGTGGCGACCGGGCCCCGGGTGGCCCGCCTGCACGGGCGGGAGCTGACCCTGACCCTGCGCGAGTTCGACCTGCTGGTGCACCTCATGTGGCACCCGGCCCGGGCGTTCCGCCGGGCCGAGCTGCTGGAGCGGGTCTGGGGGTGGAGCTTCGGCGACCAGTCGACGGTGACGGTCCACGTGCGACGGCTGCGGGAGAAGATCGAGGCCGACCCGGCCGATCCCCGCCGCATCGTCACCGTCTGGGGCGTCGGCTACCGGTACGAGCCGTCCCGTGCGTGACCTGGCGCTGATCTTCGGGGCGGCCCTGGTGGCGGCGCTCGCCGTCGGGCTGGCCGGCGCCGTGGCGCTGCGGCAGCTGCGCGGCCGGTCGATCACCGTGCACATCTCCGTGCTGCTCGCCATGACGGTCGGCGCGGTGGCGGCCGGGGTGGCGGTGGTCGCCGAGGCGATGTTCCTCTCCCCGCACGACCTCGAGGTGGTGCTGACCACGCTCGCCGCCGCCGCGGTGGTGAGCCTCGCGG is from Micromonospora terminaliae and encodes:
- a CDS encoding sensor histidine kinase; translated protein: MRRDLPYALGGLALGGLLLANAAIAPDAAPVRPVDVALVLAMAAALAVCRRYPVVALAVVTATMLALHVRVHAGVSAAFAVLATVYVAAWRGHRAVSALASLVFLGGFLARDISVAPAGRPGQQIVERTALLLGWFFAANVAGLVARQRRAYLEQVEQRAIEAERTREEMALRRAGEERLRIARDLHDSLTHSISVIKVQAGIAVHLARKQGEEPSDVLLAIQEASGAAMRELRATLAVLRAPSDSDGVGLARLGELAERTRAAGVPVDVTVTGQPRDLPEEVDQAGYRVVQEALTNVARHAGPATARIHVAYDPAQLTVSVTDDGRASTVRPVTPGVGLRGMRERVTGLGGALHAAARDGGGFAVRATFPLDGTA
- a CDS encoding response regulator transcription factor, with the translated sequence MTERLREAPSARSGVTRVVIVDDQALMRAGFRALLDAEDDLAVVGEATDGASAVELARRLRPDVVLMDVQMPGLDGIEATRRIAADPDLAAVRVLILTNYGLDSYVFAALRAGASGFLLKDADPADLLRAVAVVARGDALLAPVVTRTLISEFVAGPPAADPAAGRDVLTAREQEMVELVARGLSNDEIAERLVISPLTAKTHVNRAMMKLHCRDRAQLVVWAYESGLVTPRRR
- a CDS encoding AfsR/SARP family transcriptional regulator, with protein sequence MAAIRVRLLGPVDVAEGDRSRPVPGLRRKALLAALALHAGDAVHPDLLIDIVWDGTPPATARNSLQRHISYLRGVLGRAAITVRPHGYALDLPREATDLHLARRLIGESRQPAEPAERAVPLRAALALWRGRPLADLAGLRWLDEQAERLAGLELSAREALLDARLALGEHGSLVPELAQLAAEHPYREQIHHRLMLALYRAGRQVDALAAYQRLREALATDLGVDPGPALRELHAAILRQDADLAPPAPGEPHRVAAARCGRPPSGPVPAQLPVAVRGFVGRRPELARLDALLRSARAAHADQPGTLPIVVVSGTAGAGKTALAVHWAHRSAGEFPDGQLHVDLRGFAGHGGPVDPATAIRGFLDAFGVPAQRIPVEPAAQAGLYRSLLAGRRVLVVLDNARDAAQVRPLLPAAPGCLVLITSRNELTPLVVSEGAHPLTLGLLSTPESRELLAGRLGADRLAADPGAVDDLIARCARLPLALAVVAARAATRPGFPLATLTAELRRAADEPHAALDPFDGGDLATDLRAVFSWSYRTLTGEAARMLRLLSLHPGPDVAAPAAASLAGRSAPCVKPLLAELTGAHLLGEPAPGRYASHDLLDRYAAELAHTHDDAADRRQARHRVLDHYLHTADNAARLLDPHRDPITDSVPEPGTVPTVLTGYAEALAWFRAEKPVLLAAVAQAAHIGADRRAWQLAWTLLDFLDVHAYWHDLAAVQEVAMTAARRLGDRRGRAHAHWGLARARAKLGDNEDAHRHFECALRLFEETGDRTSQAHTRLNLAWVLDRQGRYTEALPQAREALALYRALGHVAGQADGLNAIGWYLTHLGEHRQALGYCRRSLVLHQRTGDRRRAAQAWDSLGQVHLDLGDHEQATGCYRSALALTRELSIRYDESIVLTHLGSARRAAGDREGARAAWRGALTILERLDHPDADAVRARLARLG
- a CDS encoding M48 family metallopeptidase, producing MPTKTTMPSRCPACAHGLVEVEAGIASWCPACRWNLDVYDPALAPWRGTRLVGRWGFRRGLEVDRATHEELLADPAASAAGTSRGEVWLMVFSVVLALIGVAALGYLAWLVVADGPPPGVRLVLAIPAVLVLLLVKPSFGRVPRYGAIAERDAPQLHRLVREVAAAAGTPVPDVICADLNINAGVARLGWRQRSVLVVGMPLWLMLPRPARVSLLAHELGHLANGDPLRVRRTLPARAFGARAVAATGGRNPWRRALHSANSLAEQGSGTVVLLGMLVQGALALVNVAGATAQLLVDSVAMPDSRRAEYRADLVARRVAGTGAFLQSAETVLLADRIWQDLWHQAPRLDSEQLESIAAEARRHLAPQLPLARQLSRRTTDLWSTHPSEDQRMRLIEALPGIGGMLHVDDSRWAAIDAELASWRRAAYHALLGTRDRF
- a CDS encoding response regulator transcription factor: MAQRVLVVDDDPTVADVVCRYLEHAGYEVAHVGDGSAALAAVARHPPHLVVLDLMLPVLDGLEVCRRLRQRPDGVPIVMLTARGDEADRVLGLQLGADDYLSKPFSPRELVLRVRSVLRRANGDPAGAPPPELLADGGLEVATGPRVARLHGRELTLTLREFDLLVHLMWHPARAFRRAELLERVWGWSFGDQSTVTVHVRRLREKIEADPADPRRIVTVWGVGYRYEPSRA